The Chlorocebus sabaeus isolate Y175 chromosome 20, mChlSab1.0.hap1, whole genome shotgun sequence genomic sequence TTAGTTGCCTGCCCCTCACCCCAGGCAGAGCCTCTGAGCCAGGGCCATGCAGCTGAGGACAGTAATAGGCTTCTCTCTGAATGGGGGTTGGGGGAGCCAGCAGCAGCCTGAGATCCCCCAAGTTTGCCTCCCCCGGCCTGGAACCACCTTACATCTAGGACAAGGTTGATGGGGCCCCAGTCTTCTTGGTTCACTGGGCGGAGCCTCCTGCAGAGGCTCAAACCCTGCTTGTAGAAGGGAGCCAAGGTGAAGCCTCCATTCTATAAATAGGGTCTGAGCAGAAAGGAATTCCCCTCTTCTCAATCCTACTCACTCAGGACCTAGTCTCAGCCACAGGTGGGATGAGAGCAGAAAGGGAAGCACTGCTGTCCTGCCTCTCCTGGGAAGAAACCCCGCCGCCTGGGAGCTGGGGAGGTGGCTCTGTGTTCTTGACTGCAGCAGGATGGCGCTTAAATGCCACAGACTCTCCATGTCCTTACCGAATGTATGTAGGTGTTCCAGAGCAAGTGTTTCTTCGTTTGCTGGGTTCCCGTAGGACCATTCCCAAAGGCTCTCTAAATGACTGTTGGGGGACTGCTCATCACCTTCTTTGAGTAGGAGGTCAGTGAAGCTCCTCAGGCCATCATGCTGAAGTCAGTCTCGGCCAGCCCTTTTGGAGAAACCATGTTTGTGCTTGTGACATACCAGTTATTAAACAATCTACTGGAATCAGGAGAATCTCAATGATGAGAAAGTCTTTCCTTTTTTGGATTGCGGGAGCAACCCAAGCTGCCCAACTGCAGAGCAGGAATCTGCAAGTGAGACTGTGACCAATTCCTGACATTTTGGAGTTGACACCTTGGAGGTGGTTAATCCATGGTGAAACTGAAGCTAAGCTGCTCTCATATTTTGATTCCTGTCAATCCGGAGGGGCCAGCAAGTTGCCTGCTCAGGTGTCTGTAACAGCCCGTGCTTCCAGGCCCACGAGATCGTCTGGCTTTTCTCTGCGGAAGGGGCCGAAAGGTCCACCTGATGAACCTGTTGCACGCAAAAAGTTCAGAACCACTGCTGCCTAGATGCTGACAGAAACCTTGAGAAGCACCTGCTGTGGGAAAAGATCTGCAGGCCTAGAACACAGAGCGGGTGACAGCTTCTTCATTTCAGTCCTCACCTCAGGCAGCTTTTGGGGGTCGTATCTAGGGTGAGCTGTTGTGATGGAACAGAGATTTGGAGGCCAGGCATCACTTGTGTAACCTCATAAGCTCCTCACCCAAGTCGTCCTCATCTGAAATGGGCGTGCCACTCCTTTAAAGCTGCTCAGGCACCGAGGCAGGCTCCCCACGCAGCATACTCCGCGCAGAGCAGCAAAGTGCCCGGAGGAGGACTCACagcaaggaggagaggagggtcaGTGGCTTTCTAGGACAGAGACGTCTTTTCCCTACAATGGCGTTTTAGGGAGATGGGCTTATTTAGGACCCAGTGGGAGGATTTTGATGAGAGACGTTTATGGCAACTCTTAGCAAGTTCTGTCACCTCTGTTGCCTCAGTAACCTTGGTGTAACTGTGACCATGACATCTGCGGGGCTCTCAGCAAAGCCCTGCCCTTGTAAGAGGACGGAGGCCCAGCCCCTCCGTGTGCTGTGGTAGCAGGCACTTCACCCAGCCTGTGGGTACCTGGTGTGCCCTGTGTACAGCTGGCAGGTGTCCTGGCCTCTGGTGGGCTGCTGcctgctcttctccctcctgtTTCAGACGCACGCTCTGACTGCCACAGTATCACACGGCCTTGGAGCTGCCACCCCATAGGGCTTCTGGAACTGTCTTGGGCTATGGAGTGCACGGCAGAGacagattatttctattttttttttttcctttatttctcttatctGCTGTTGGGCAGGGTGCTCTTCGTCCGTCCCCTTCTGAGTTCCAGTTCTAGGACCTGTTGGCAGCAGCTCCTGGACCTTTCCTGGCCACGTCAACCTGCATTGCTCCTGTTTATTGCTTCTGCTGCTCACACTCCTTCCTTTCGAGTTTTCTAAGTGCGTGTGATATCTGGACTGGATTCTGGAACAGAAGAACCGTTCATGGAGAAActgataaaatacaaatacaatctGTAGTTTAGTGAAGAATCCTGTACTGTTGCTTAGTTTTTAATGTTGACAATGTCCTGTAGTTGTTTAACATTAGTGGAAGCTGAGTGAAGGCTACATGGcaactctctgtactattttactattattattttttcacagacatggtcttactctgtcacccgagtggagtgcagtggtgcagtcatagctcactgcagcctcaaactcctgggatcaagcgatcctctcacctcagcctctcacgtagctggaactagaggtgcacaccaccacacttggctaattttttttaaaatttttttaaagatgggatctcgctgtgttacccaggctggtcttgaactcctgggctcaagcagtcctcctacctcagcctcccaagtagctaggattacaggtatgagctatcACACCActttctttgtactattttttgcaacttttctgaaaaCCGAAAATTATTCctcaatagttattttaaatgtgatgtctttacttaatttctttcttgttaTTAGAAGAGTTTGCTTTGCATTCAGGATAAAAGAGAGGTGGACCAGTTTGTTAATGTTAAGATTTGTGAAACAGTAGCTAGCTGCTTTCAGCTAATAGAATAGAACTCTAATTTGAGGGAGAGAAACTTTGGTTTCCTCATGTTACCTTTTTCTAAGAACTTTGACAATGTATAAAAGTTGGAGATCCTTCTAAGGAAGGCATGTGCTGCTTATTCTAAATGCTTCGAAGTTGACTTAATTCCCACTAATGGACAAATGGTGGTTACTGGAGACATACGAGGTAAGGGGGACAGATTGTCCCAAGCCTCCGAGATCGTGGAAAGAGTAGATCCTGTATCCTAATCCCAGGCACAGTTTGGTTTGGATTTACACATTCGGGCCACAGCTGTCTCCACAAAGATGATAAAATCCTGGAGTGGGAGGGGCTGTCTTCGGGTGTTTAGGTGGGAAGTTCTCGTCTGCACGGTCACGCCGCCTTCCTGAGATCGCTCTCTGAGTGGCTCTCAATCTGTCAGCTCACAGGTGCAGTGCGGTCTTCGGCGCGCTTGAAAGCACGAAGTTGTTCAGCAGCCGGGTTGGCCTCTGCCCAGGAAGCCGCTGGTTCCACGTCTGCCAAGACAGCATGTCTGGTGAGCCCTGTTACCATGGAGAACGCCAGGATCCTGACTCTAGGGTCCATTTTTATACAAAATTGCCACTCCAAGATGTGTTGCTTTATAAAAATATCGAATGTTACTTGTCTGCCAGAGGGGGACTATTTCAGAAGAAAAGGTGACAGCACTGTAATTGCCTTCAGAGAAAGACACACTTGGCAGGTCGGGGCTGACTTTCCTAGCACCTCCCTACCCGTGTGTGTGTCCAGACCAGGCTCTGATCCTAGCACTGCACACCCGTGTGTGTGTCTAAACCCGGGCTCTGATGCTAGCACCTCCCcacccgtgtgtgtgtgtctagaccCGGGCTCTGATGCTAGCACCTCCCcacccgtgtgtgtgtgtctagaccCGGGCTCTGATGCTAGCACCTCCCcacccgtgtgtgtgtgtctagaccCGGGCTCTGATGCTAGCACCTCCCcacccgtgtgtgtgtgtctagaccCGGGCTCTGATGCTAGCACCTCCCcacccgtgtgtgtgtgtctagaccCGGGCTCTGATGCTAGCACCTCCCcacccgtgtgtgtgtgtctagaccCGGGCTCTGATGCTAGCACCTCCCcacccgtgtgtgtgtgtctagaccCGGGCTCTGATGCTAGCACCTCCCcacccgtgtgtgtgtgtctggaccCAGGCTCTGATGCTAGCACCTGCCCACCCGTGTGTGTGTCTAGACCAGGCCTGAGGCCACTTGTGCTCATTGTTCTGTTCTTAGATGGGCTGTCGAGTCATGCTGGCTCATTGCCGTGCAGCCTCACCCCCAGAGGCTTGAAGAGAAAGGCAGAGTGGGTGGGGAAAGGAATCTCATGCCATCTGCCGTTCACCCTAGCCCAGCCATCACTCACTTCCGAGGAGTGAGTTCCTGAACTTCCCGGTGAAGTAGAGCCGCTTCCTGGAGCCCACAGCTGAGGGGCTGGGACTTGGCCATATGCCAGCATATAGCACAGAGCTTTGCTCATAATGAGGTGCTTGGTACAATTTTGTCAAAgtcaatttaacaaatatttcttgagcacctactgtgtgccaggcactaattGGTGAATAAAGCAAAGACCCCTTCCTTCCCAGAGCTTATGCCCTagcagaaatgaatgaaagctGGGTTCTTTTATTGTAATTGTATAACATATAAATGTGTGCTTCAGAATTCGCCTCAGGAGCTGTAACACCACTAGGGAAAACTGAAAGTGTAGGAGTGATGTGGGGTGTGTCTAAATTCAGTCTCCGTTGTATTTTGTCCCTTGGTGGCAGAACAGTGAAATGGCGATCTGTGAAAGTTGTGGTCACAGCATCTTCATCATTTCAGATGTGAGAAGAAATACTAGCCTCTGGATTGAAGCCTGTTTTATTTGCTAGATGTGTCTGGTTccccttacattttttttttttcttgacagacTTCCTCATCCCACAAAGCCACAGACAGGCGAACGTCCAAGAAGTTCAAATGTGACAAAGGTCATCTTGTGAAGTCAGAATTACAGAAGCTTGTCCCTAAGAATGACAGCGCTTCTTTGCCAAAAGTGACACCTGAGGCCCCTTGTAAAAATGAGTTTGCTGAAAGCAGTGCCTTGCTTCCAGGCAGCGAGGCCGGCATTTCCGTGCAGCGGGGGGCTGCAGGTCTTCCCCTCGGTGGCTGCAGAGTTGTGAGTGACTCTCGCTTAGCAAAGACTAAAGACGGCCTGTCCGTGCCGAAGCACAGTGCCGGGTCAGGAGCAGAAGAATCCAATAGCAGCTCCACTGTGCAGAAGGAGAATGAGCCAGGGCTAGAGACAGAGGACGTGCAGAAGCCACCACTTCAGATGGACAACAGTATCTTTCTGGATGACGACAGCAATCAGCCAATGCCTGTGAGCCGGTTCTTTGGAAACGTCGAGCTCATGCAGGTAAGGGCGGCGCCTTCCTCCTCCCATGGGTACTCAGGCAGCCAGCCGCACTTTCAAGTCACACACTCCCCACTCAGTGCAGGTAAATAATGCCTCGACACAACATTAAACATAAATTAATCATTTGAACCCAcgaggagaaaatgaaaacattggcTAATTGGGggccctccctccatctcccgaGCTGAGAATCACTGCCATTGGGAAAGGCAGCGGTGGGAGGGGGCCTCCCGCAGCCACAGGTGTGTTTCCATGAAATCATGAAATCgggtttgtggtttttttgaaCATCCACCCCACACTCGctgttgctttcttttgttttgaacccagcatctttccttctttttacccGGTCAGCCCAGTAGGGAGGAAGCTGTCCTCTCGAGGCGAATGCTGGGACTCAGGCGTTTTCACGCGTCTGAAAGGGAAGAGCGCTCTGCGAGCCCCAGAGCTGCTGGATGGGGCACACGGCAGATGCGGGTGCAGATGTGTGTTGCTCGTGACTGAAGCCATGTTTTCTTCTCTAAGGACCTCCCACCTGCGTCTTCATCGTGTCCTTCAATGAGCAGACGAGAGTTCAGAAAAATGCATTTCAGAGCCAAAgacgacgatgatgatgatgatgacgcaGAAATGTAGAGACCGTACAAAATGATGTCCTTGCCCTATTTCATACCATTAACAATTTGACAGTTTAGCACATTACaagatttatataaaatgtatctcCAAGAGAATGTCTTAATCAGACTTCAGAACTGACCCATCAAAGTCAATAGTGCAAAGCACTGAATACCTGTGGAGGAGACACTCATGGGAACTCAAACTCGGACAGTCTTTGAGGTTGCAAAGCTGCTGTACTGTGccaatgtcctttctttttttttttttttttcttgaagacagagtttctttcttgtcccccaggctggcatgcaatggcgccatctcggctcactgcaacctccacctcccgggttcaagtgattctcttgcctcagcctcctgagtag encodes the following:
- the C20H1orf174 gene encoding UPF0688 protein C1orf174 homolog, producing MRSRKLTGAVRSSARLKARSCSAAGLASAQEAAGSTSAKTACLTSSSHKATDRRTSKKFKCDKGHLVKSELQKLVPKNDSASLPKVTPEAPCKNEFAESSALLPGSEAGISVQRGAAGLPLGGCRVVSDSRLAKTKDGLSVPKHSAGSGAEESNSSSTVQKENEPGLETEDVQKPPLQMDNSIFLDDDSNQPMPVSRFFGNVELMQDLPPASSSCPSMSRREFRKMHFRAKDDDDDDDDAEM